Proteins encoded by one window of Streptomyces clavuligerus:
- a CDS encoding isochorismatase family protein has protein sequence MPSDAGDSRTAHRDSRAAPVARERLARRIDPATTALLTVECQQGVVGPGSALPELAAEARSSGALAAVARLVAAAHTAGVQVLHAVAERRPDGRGTGRNAPLLRAAERLPVRQYSGTAAVRIAPPIEPAAGDIVVRRLHGLTPLAGTGVDGMLRHLGCRTLLIAGVSANVAVPNAVFDAVNLGYTAVVASDAVAGVPADYTPAMIRHTLALVATIATSDEIIACWAAGSGSRDDMQADDTSAGSGSADDTSTDGMSADGTAPGGPATPV, from the coding sequence ATGCCGTCCGACGCCGGGGACAGCCGCACCGCACACCGGGACAGCCGGGCCGCGCCCGTGGCGCGGGAGCGCCTCGCCCGGCGGATCGATCCGGCGACTACCGCGCTGCTCACCGTCGAGTGTCAGCAGGGCGTGGTGGGGCCGGGGAGCGCGCTGCCGGAGCTGGCCGCCGAGGCCCGTTCGTCCGGGGCGCTCGCCGCCGTCGCCCGCCTGGTCGCCGCCGCCCACACCGCCGGGGTGCAGGTGCTGCACGCCGTGGCCGAACGGCGGCCCGACGGCCGGGGCACCGGCCGCAACGCCCCGCTGCTCCGCGCCGCCGAGCGCCTTCCCGTCCGGCAGTACTCCGGGACGGCGGCCGTGCGGATCGCGCCGCCCATCGAACCGGCGGCCGGGGACATCGTCGTACGGCGGCTGCACGGGCTCACCCCGCTGGCCGGGACCGGTGTCGACGGGATGCTGCGCCACCTCGGCTGCCGGACCCTCCTGATCGCCGGGGTCTCGGCGAACGTCGCCGTCCCCAACGCCGTGTTCGACGCCGTCAACCTCGGCTACACGGCCGTCGTCGCGAGCGACGCCGTCGCGGGGGTGCCCGCCGACTACACCCCGGCGATGATCCGTCACACCCTCGCCCTCGTCGCCACCATCGCCACCAGCGACGAGATCATCGCCTGCTGGGCGGCGGGCAGCGGGTCGAGGGACGACATGCAGGCGGATGACACGTCGGCGGGCAGCGGATCGGCGGACGACACGTCGACGGATGGCATGTCGGCGGACGGCACGGCGCCCGGCGGGCCCGCTACGCCAGTGTGA
- a CDS encoding DUF3037 domain-containing protein yields MSERQVFEYALLRVVPRVERGECFNAGVVVYSRARSLVAARTHLDENKLRALDPAADVTGVRAALHAVESVCRGGAESGQAAGDDAGRRFRWLIAPRSTVVQPGPVHTGLTADPEAEVERLLELLVR; encoded by the coding sequence ATGAGCGAGCGCCAGGTCTTCGAGTACGCGCTGCTGCGCGTGGTGCCCCGGGTCGAGCGCGGGGAGTGCTTCAACGCCGGGGTCGTGGTCTACAGCCGGGCCAGGTCCCTCGTCGCCGCCCGGACCCATCTGGACGAGAACAAGCTCAGGGCGCTCGACCCGGCGGCCGATGTGACGGGGGTACGGGCCGCGCTGCACGCCGTCGAGTCGGTCTGCCGCGGCGGTGCGGAGTCCGGGCAGGCGGCCGGGGACGACGCGGGGCGCCGGTTCCGCTGGCTGATCGCGCCGCGCTCCACGGTGGTGCAGCCGGGGCCCGTGCACACGGGGCTGACCGCCGACCCGGAGGCCGAGGTGGAGCGGCTGCTGGAGCTGCTCGTCCGCTGA
- a CDS encoding S9 family peptidase: MPPISADGATADLQCPGFPRQLARTHRFSLGVPRRFTVSPDGERVLFLRSTRGDDPVSRLWLYSGGRERMLADPTALDGAEGEVPEAERALRERTRETASGVVAYATDAEVRLAAFALGGVVWVVTTDGAAPRRITTAGPVTDPRPSPDGRWVAYVSGGSFRVVGVRGGGDRLLAAPDGPDVTHGLPEHAAAESMGRTRGHWWSPGSDALLVTRVDTARVERRYLTDPADPAQPPRVIPYPAAGTANADVSLELIRLDGTRLPVRLPAHADPAAHPPGAWTDTAFEYLTDAGWDGLGPMARVQTRDQRTAVLLAVDPDTGASEVLHTEHDPAWVEPVPGLLARTASGVPVTVCPVDRAAGGPGALRIGEAVSPAGVREVFAVDGEDVWFSAQEDPTEVHVWRYGPASGFVRVSEGPGVHMASVGGGTVVLGSRTGSGHEVRVVREGKPAGRIAVLAEEPVPAPRPRFRTLGARELRSQLFLPSWYREGAEGSGPLPVLLNPYAGPGLQTVVRARTWWSCVSQWFAEQGFAVLVTDGRGTPGRGRDWAKAVHGDRLGPALDDQIDALHAAAAEHPALDPGRVAIRGWSYGGYLAVGAVLHHPEVFHAAVAGAAPTDRRLYDTHWEERFLGHPEVFPEAYRRSSLIPYADRLSRPLLLVHGLADDNVYAAHTLRLSSALLAAGRPHSVLPLAGAGHRVSREEQLMGLLSHEVMFLRRHVCS; this comes from the coding sequence GTGCCCCCCATCTCCGCCGACGGCGCGACCGCCGACCTCCAGTGTCCCGGCTTTCCCCGACAACTCGCCCGTACCCATCGGTTCTCGCTGGGCGTCCCCCGGCGGTTCACCGTCTCCCCGGACGGCGAACGGGTGCTGTTCCTGCGCTCCACCCGCGGCGACGACCCCGTCAGCAGGCTCTGGCTGTACTCCGGCGGACGGGAGCGGATGCTCGCCGACCCGACGGCCCTGGACGGGGCGGAGGGCGAGGTCCCGGAGGCGGAGCGAGCGCTCCGGGAGCGGACGCGGGAGACCGCGTCGGGGGTGGTGGCCTACGCGACGGACGCGGAGGTGCGCCTCGCCGCGTTCGCGCTGGGCGGGGTGGTGTGGGTGGTGACCACGGACGGCGCGGCGCCCCGGCGGATCACCACCGCGGGTCCGGTGACCGACCCCCGCCCCTCCCCCGACGGCCGCTGGGTCGCGTACGTCAGCGGGGGCTCGTTCCGTGTCGTCGGGGTGCGCGGCGGCGGTGACCGGCTGCTGGCCGCACCGGACGGGCCGGATGTGACGCACGGGCTGCCGGAGCACGCGGCGGCGGAGTCCATGGGGCGCACGCGGGGCCACTGGTGGTCGCCGGGGAGCGACGCGCTGCTGGTGACCCGGGTGGACACCGCCCGGGTGGAACGCCGCTACCTCACCGACCCCGCCGACCCGGCACAGCCACCGCGGGTGATCCCCTACCCGGCGGCGGGCACCGCGAACGCGGACGTCTCGCTGGAGCTGATACGCCTGGACGGCACCCGGCTGCCGGTGCGGCTGCCCGCGCACGCCGACCCGGCGGCGCATCCGCCCGGCGCCTGGACGGACACCGCGTTCGAGTACCTGACGGACGCGGGCTGGGACGGGCTCGGGCCGATGGCCCGGGTGCAGACCCGGGATCAGCGGACCGCCGTCCTGCTCGCGGTCGACCCGGACACCGGCGCGAGCGAGGTGCTGCACACGGAGCACGACCCCGCGTGGGTGGAGCCGGTGCCCGGGCTCTTGGCCCGTACCGCGTCCGGTGTGCCGGTCACCGTGTGCCCCGTGGACCGCGCCGCCGGCGGGCCGGGCGCGCTGCGGATCGGGGAGGCGGTCTCCCCCGCGGGGGTGCGGGAGGTGTTCGCTGTCGACGGCGAGGATGTCTGGTTCAGTGCCCAGGAGGACCCGACCGAGGTCCATGTCTGGCGGTACGGCCCGGCGTCCGGATTCGTCCGGGTCAGCGAGGGCCCCGGGGTGCACATGGCCTCGGTCGGCGGCGGCACCGTCGTCCTGGGGAGCAGGACCGGGTCGGGGCACGAGGTGCGGGTGGTCCGTGAGGGGAAGCCCGCCGGTCGGATCGCGGTCCTCGCCGAGGAGCCGGTTCCCGCCCCCCGGCCCCGCTTCCGCACACTCGGCGCGCGCGAGCTGCGCAGCCAGCTCTTCCTTCCGTCCTGGTACCGGGAGGGCGCGGAGGGCTCCGGTCCGCTGCCGGTGCTGCTCAACCCGTACGCGGGTCCCGGCCTGCAAACGGTGGTCCGGGCGCGCACCTGGTGGAGCTGTGTCTCGCAGTGGTTCGCCGAGCAGGGGTTCGCGGTCCTGGTCACCGACGGCCGGGGCACCCCGGGCCGCGGCCGGGACTGGGCGAAGGCGGTGCACGGCGACCGGCTCGGGCCCGCGCTCGACGATCAGATCGACGCGCTGCACGCGGCGGCCGCAGAGCATCCGGCCCTCGATCCCGGCCGGGTGGCGATCCGTGGCTGGTCGTACGGCGGCTATCTCGCGGTGGGCGCGGTGCTGCACCATCCCGAGGTCTTCCACGCGGCGGTGGCGGGGGCCGCCCCGACCGACCGGCGGCTCTACGACACCCACTGGGAGGAGCGCTTCCTCGGCCATCCGGAGGTCTTCCCCGAGGCGTACCGGCGCAGTTCGCTGATCCCGTACGCGGACCGGCTCTCCCGGCCGCTGCTGCTCGTGCACGGGCTCGCCGACGACAACGTGTACGCGGCGCACACCCTGCGGCTGTCCTCGGCGCTGCTCGCGGCGGGCCGTCCGCACAGCGTGCTGCCGCTGGCCGGGGCCGGTCACCGGGTCTCCCGGGAGGAGCAACTCATGGGGCTGCTGAGCCACGAGGTGATGTTCCTGAGGAGACATGTGTGTTCTTGA
- the fabG gene encoding 3-oxoacyl-ACP reductase FabG, producing MSTTEQRVAVVTGAARGIGAATAVRLAADGRAVAVLDLDEAACGETVEKITAAGGTALAVGCDVSDSNQVEAAVTRVAAELGPPVVLVNNAGVLRDNLLFKMSESDWDTVMNVHLKGAFLMTRACQKYMVDAGFGRIVSLSSSSALGNRGQANYAAVKAGLQGFTKTLAKELGKFGITANAVAPGFIVTDMTAQTAQRVGMDFEEFQAVAATQIPVQRVGRPEDIAGAIAFFTGDDTGFVSGQVLYVAGGPLN from the coding sequence ATGTCCACCACCGAGCAGCGTGTCGCCGTCGTGACCGGAGCGGCGCGGGGGATCGGCGCCGCGACCGCCGTACGGCTGGCCGCCGACGGCCGCGCCGTGGCCGTACTCGACCTCGATGAGGCGGCCTGCGGGGAGACGGTCGAGAAGATCACCGCGGCGGGCGGCACCGCGCTCGCGGTCGGCTGCGACGTCTCCGACAGTAACCAGGTGGAGGCCGCCGTCACCCGGGTCGCCGCCGAACTCGGCCCGCCGGTCGTCCTGGTCAACAACGCGGGTGTGCTCCGCGACAACCTGCTCTTCAAGATGAGCGAGTCCGACTGGGACACCGTGATGAACGTGCATCTCAAGGGCGCCTTCCTGATGACGCGGGCCTGCCAGAAGTACATGGTCGACGCCGGTTTCGGCCGGATCGTCTCGCTCTCCTCGTCCTCCGCCCTCGGCAACCGCGGACAGGCCAACTACGCGGCCGTCAAGGCGGGGCTCCAGGGCTTCACCAAGACCCTCGCCAAGGAGCTGGGCAAGTTCGGCATCACGGCCAACGCCGTCGCCCCCGGCTTCATCGTCACCGACATGACGGCGCAGACGGCGCAGCGCGTCGGCATGGACTTCGAGGAGTTCCAGGCGGTCGCGGCCACCCAGATCCCGGTGCAGCGCGTCGGCCGCCCCGAGGACATCGCCGGGGCCATCGCGTTCTTCACCGGCGACGACACGGGCTTTGTCTCCGGACAGGTCCTGTACGTGGCGGGCGGACCGCTGAACTGA
- a CDS encoding Rieske (2Fe-2S) protein yields MSGSKGTARAVGRRTVMTAMGAAGLGAALVACGGDTDSGGSGAGDPSAGGSTGGGTGSGTGGGAEIAKVADIPEGGGKVVGAVVITQPQAGTFKAFSSKCTHQGCAVKSVSDNVINCPCHNSNFDAADGSVKSGPATSPLPEQKIKVEGGSITLA; encoded by the coding sequence ATGAGCGGATCGAAGGGGACAGCGCGGGCCGTCGGGCGCCGGACCGTCATGACCGCGATGGGGGCGGCCGGGCTCGGCGCCGCGCTCGTCGCCTGCGGCGGTGACACGGACAGCGGCGGGAGCGGCGCGGGCGACCCGTCGGCCGGCGGCAGCACGGGAGGCGGCACCGGGAGCGGCACCGGCGGCGGCGCGGAGATCGCCAAGGTGGCGGACATCCCCGAGGGCGGCGGCAAGGTCGTCGGCGCCGTGGTGATCACCCAGCCGCAGGCGGGCACGTTCAAGGCGTTCTCGTCCAAGTGCACCCATCAGGGGTGCGCGGTGAAGTCGGTCTCGGACAACGTCATCAACTGTCCCTGCCACAACAGCAACTTCGACGCCGCCGACGGCAGTGTGAAGAGCGGTCCGGCCACCTCGCCGCTGCCGGAGCAGAAGATCAAGGTCGAGGGGGGCTCGATCACACTGGCGTAG
- a CDS encoding HipA family kinase, with the protein MLTEVIATRYVTPLREGGSLPGIVEADDLGTYVMKFTGAGQGRKTLVAEVVCGELGRRLGLRVPRLAAIQLDPVIGLGEPDQEVQELLKASGGLNLAMDFLPGSIGFDPLAYEVDPAEAGRVVWFDALINNVDRSWRNPNLLVWHGDLWLIDHGATMIWHHNWPSAAASAAKPYNASDHALARFRPDVRAAAAELAPLVTEELLTEVAADVPDAWLVDEPGFDTPDALRRAYVEALLPRAATVHTRITLDEPTPDRPSQAPGWLTARLDPTARKGDRA; encoded by the coding sequence ATGCTCACCGAAGTCATCGCGACCCGCTATGTCACGCCCTTGCGTGAGGGCGGCTCGCTCCCGGGCATCGTCGAGGCGGACGACCTGGGTACGTATGTCATGAAGTTCACCGGCGCGGGACAGGGCCGCAAGACGCTGGTCGCCGAGGTCGTCTGCGGCGAACTGGGCCGCCGGCTCGGACTGCGCGTCCCCCGGCTGGCCGCGATCCAGCTCGACCCGGTGATCGGACTCGGCGAGCCGGACCAGGAGGTGCAGGAGCTGCTGAAGGCCAGCGGCGGACTCAACCTCGCCATGGACTTCCTGCCCGGGTCGATCGGCTTCGACCCGCTGGCGTACGAGGTGGACCCCGCCGAGGCCGGCCGTGTGGTCTGGTTCGACGCGCTGATCAACAACGTCGACCGCTCCTGGCGCAACCCGAACCTGTTGGTGTGGCACGGAGATCTATGGCTCATCGATCATGGAGCCACCATGATCTGGCACCACAACTGGCCCTCGGCCGCCGCGTCGGCCGCCAAGCCGTACAACGCCTCCGACCATGCCCTCGCCCGTTTCCGGCCCGATGTCCGGGCCGCCGCGGCCGAGCTGGCCCCGCTCGTCACCGAGGAGCTGCTCACCGAGGTGGCCGCGGACGTCCCCGACGCCTGGCTGGTGGACGAGCCCGGGTTCGACACACCGGACGCGCTGCGCCGGGCCTATGTGGAGGCCCTGCTGCCGCGGGCGGCCACCGTCCACACCCGGATCACCCTGGACGAGCCCACCCCCGACCGGCCCTCGCAGGCCCCCGGCTGGCTGACCGCCCGTCTGGACCCCACCGCACGGAAGGGAGACCGCGCATGA